Proteins from a genomic interval of Staphylococcus debuckii:
- the folK gene encoding 2-amino-4-hydroxy-6-hydroxymethyldihydropteridine diphosphokinase, translated as MTKVYLGLGSNVGDREQQLNEALRLLDTQPGIQVTQVSSLFETAPVGYVDQPDFLNLCAEIETDLTPQEVLDCGLKIEQQLHRVRKERWGPRTLDIDILLYGNEIIENQTLSVPHPRMAERAFVLVPLQEIAPEVMHPLLQTKIKDIEVPDETVTKYHKR; from the coding sequence ATGACTAAAGTTTATTTAGGCTTAGGCAGTAATGTCGGAGATAGAGAACAACAATTGAATGAAGCACTTCGTTTATTAGATACACAACCAGGTATTCAAGTAACTCAAGTTTCTTCACTTTTTGAAACAGCGCCAGTCGGCTATGTCGACCAGCCTGATTTTTTAAATTTATGCGCAGAAATTGAAACGGATTTAACACCGCAAGAGGTTTTAGATTGCGGTTTGAAGATAGAACAGCAATTACATCGTGTTCGTAAAGAACGATGGGGACCGCGCACATTAGATATAGATATTTTGCTTTATGGTAATGAAATCATTGAAAATCAAACATTGAGCGTTCCTCATCCTAGAATGGCAGAACGTGCCTTTGTCTTGGTTCCTTTGCAAGAAATTGCACCTGAAGTGATGCATCCATTGCTACAGACGAAGATTAAAGATATTGAAGTTCCTGATGAAACTGTGACTAAGTATCATAAACGTTAG
- the lysS gene encoding lysine--tRNA ligase, with the protein MSEEMNDQMQVRRQKLQELIDLGIDPFGKRFERTADAEELKEKWDQFSKEELHEKEDEPEAHVAIAGRLMTKRGKGKAGFAHIQDLSGQIQIYVRKDQVGEDQFAIWKMADLGDIVGIKGVMFKTNTGELSVKAKSFTLLSKSLRPLPDKFHGLQDVEQRYRQRYLDLITNQESTQTFINRSKIIQEMRNYLNDKGFLEVETPMMHQIAGGAAARPFVTHHNALDATLYMRIAIELHLKRLIVGGLEKVYEIGRVFRNEGVSTRHNPEFTMIELYEAYADFHDIMDLTEGTIRHISKKVLGTAVVPYGEYEVDLDSPWKRVHIVDAVKEATGVNFFDVKSDEEARELAKEHNIEITDHMTYGHILNEFFEQKVEETLIQPTFVYGHPIEISPLAKKNPEDPRFTDRFELFIVGREHANAFTELNDPIDQRERFEAQLKEKEQGNDEAHEMDEDYIEALEYGMPPTGGLGIGIDRLVMLLTNSPSIRDVLLFPYMRQK; encoded by the coding sequence ATGTCAGAAGAAATGAATGACCAAATGCAGGTCCGCCGTCAAAAATTACAAGAATTAATCGATTTAGGAATTGATCCTTTCGGTAAACGTTTTGAACGTACAGCAGATGCTGAAGAATTAAAAGAAAAATGGGATCAATTTTCTAAAGAAGAATTACATGAAAAAGAAGATGAGCCAGAAGCACACGTAGCGATTGCTGGACGTTTAATGACTAAACGCGGTAAAGGTAAAGCGGGCTTTGCGCATATTCAAGATTTATCAGGACAAATCCAAATTTATGTACGTAAAGACCAAGTTGGTGAAGATCAATTTGCAATTTGGAAAATGGCAGATTTAGGGGACATCGTAGGTATCAAAGGTGTAATGTTCAAAACTAACACAGGTGAACTCAGTGTTAAAGCTAAATCATTTACATTGTTATCAAAATCATTACGTCCATTACCAGACAAATTCCATGGTTTGCAAGATGTAGAACAACGCTATCGTCAACGTTATTTAGATTTAATTACAAACCAAGAAAGTACACAAACTTTCATTAACCGTAGTAAAATCATCCAAGAAATGCGTAATTATTTAAATGACAAAGGTTTCTTAGAAGTTGAAACACCGATGATGCATCAAATCGCTGGTGGTGCTGCAGCACGTCCTTTCGTTACACATCACAATGCTTTAGACGCAACATTATATATGCGTATTGCAATTGAGTTGCACTTAAAACGTCTTATTGTAGGCGGATTGGAAAAAGTATATGAAATTGGTCGTGTCTTCCGTAACGAAGGTGTATCAACAAGACATAACCCTGAGTTTACAATGATTGAGTTATACGAAGCCTACGCTGATTTCCATGACATTATGGATTTAACAGAAGGTACTATCCGACACATTTCTAAAAAAGTATTAGGTACAGCAGTTGTGCCTTATGGAGAATACGAAGTAGATTTAGATTCACCATGGAAACGTGTCCACATTGTAGATGCTGTAAAAGAAGCTACAGGTGTAAACTTCTTTGATGTAAAATCTGATGAAGAAGCACGTGAACTTGCGAAAGAACATAATATCGAAATAACAGATCATATGACTTATGGCCATATCTTGAATGAGTTCTTTGAACAAAAAGTTGAAGAAACGCTTATTCAACCAACATTTGTTTATGGTCATCCAATCGAAATTTCTCCATTAGCTAAGAAAAATCCAGAAGACCCTAGATTTACAGACCGTTTTGAATTGTTTATCGTAGGTCGTGAACATGCAAACGCATTTACAGAATTAAATGATCCTATCGATCAACGAGAAAGATTTGAAGCGCAACTAAAAGAGAAAGAGCAAGGCAACGATGAAGCGCACGAAATGGATGAAGACTATATTGAAGCATTAGAATACGGTATGCCTCCAACAGGCGGATTAGGAATTGGTATTGATAGACTTGTAATGTTATTAACTAATTCACCGTCTATCAGAGACGTGTTATTATTCCCATACATGCGTCAAAAATAA
- the dusB gene encoding tRNA dihydrouridine synthase DusB, whose product MWKIGDVEIDNRVVLAPMAGVCNSAFRLTVKEFGAGLVCAEMVSDKAILFNNPKTMNMLYIDENERPLSLQIFGGEKETLVEAAVYVDQNTTADIIDINMGCPVNKIIRCEAGARWLLDPNKIYEMVSAVTEKVSKPVTCKMRIGWDEDHIYAVENAKAAERAGAAAISLHGRTRVQMYEGHADWDIIKQVKEAVNIPVIGNGDVTSPELAQKMLDETGVDAVMIGREALGNPWMIYRTVHYLKTGELMDEPTVKEKVEIALLHLRRLVELKGEKIGVMEMRKHASWYLKGVKGNGKARKALNQANTEQEMIDILQNFQAEATAATATQQA is encoded by the coding sequence ATGTGGAAGATTGGAGATGTAGAAATCGACAATAGAGTCGTGCTTGCTCCGATGGCCGGAGTTTGCAACTCTGCATTCAGATTAACAGTTAAAGAGTTTGGTGCAGGATTAGTATGTGCTGAAATGGTCAGTGATAAGGCTATTTTGTTTAATAATCCTAAAACAATGAATATGTTGTATATTGATGAGAATGAACGTCCATTATCCTTGCAGATTTTTGGTGGAGAAAAAGAAACATTGGTAGAAGCGGCAGTCTATGTAGATCAAAATACAACTGCTGATATAATTGATATCAATATGGGATGTCCCGTTAATAAGATTATACGTTGTGAAGCGGGTGCCCGTTGGTTGTTAGACCCTAATAAAATTTATGAAATGGTCTCTGCTGTAACTGAAAAAGTCAGCAAACCAGTTACATGTAAAATGCGTATCGGCTGGGATGAAGACCATATCTATGCTGTCGAAAATGCGAAGGCAGCAGAGCGTGCAGGTGCAGCAGCTATTTCATTGCATGGACGTACGCGTGTGCAAATGTATGAAGGTCACGCAGATTGGGATATAATCAAACAGGTGAAAGAAGCGGTTAACATTCCTGTTATCGGGAATGGTGATGTAACAAGTCCGGAACTCGCTCAAAAAATGTTAGACGAAACTGGCGTAGATGCTGTTATGATCGGTCGCGAGGCTTTAGGAAATCCTTGGATGATTTATCGTACAGTGCATTATTTAAAAACTGGCGAATTGATGGATGAACCTACTGTAAAAGAAAAAGTAGAAATTGCTTTATTACATTTGCGTCGACTAGTAGAATTAAAAGGTGAGAAGATTGGTGTTATGGAAATGCGTAAACACGCTTCTTGGTATTTAAAAGGTGTAAAAGGGAACGGAAAAGCCCGTAAAGCATTGAACCAAGCAAACACTGAACAAGAAATGATTGATATTCTGCAGAATTTCCAAGCAGAAGCAACAGCAGCAACAGCAACCCAACAAGCTTAA